The following coding sequences are from one Gossypium hirsutum isolate 1008001.06 chromosome A12, Gossypium_hirsutum_v2.1, whole genome shotgun sequence window:
- the LOC107932573 gene encoding myb-related protein 308-like (The RefSeq protein has 2 substitutions compared to this genomic sequence) — MGSSPCCEKAHTNKGAWTKEEDDRLIAYIRAHGEGCWRSLPKAAGLLRCGKSCRLRWINYLRPDLKRGNFTEEEDELIIKLHSLLGNKWSLIAGRLPGRTDNEIKNYWNTHIRRKLLNRGIDPATHRPLNEAGVHQDVSSTISFNGVKQENDKMNNPNGFVETDEKKIPAVEERCPDLSLDLRISPPPYHQTQQHADPFKTGGKTLCLFCSLGVKNSKQCICSIDTAASSSGNNTNTAYDFLGLKTGFLDYRSLEMK; from the exons ATGGGAAGGTCTCCTTGCTGTGAGAAAGCTCATACAAACAAAGGTGCATGGACCAAAGAAGAAGATGATCGCCTCATCGCTTACATCCGAGCCCACGGTGAAGGTTGCTGGCGTTCTCTCCCTAAGGCTGCTGGCCTTCTCCGTTGTGGCAAAAGTTGCAGGCTTCGTTGGATCAACTACTTAAGACCTGACCTCAAACGTGGCAACTTCactgaggaagaagatgaactcATTATCAAGCTCCATAGCCTTCTCGGCAACAA GTGGTCTCTTATAGCCGGGAGATTACCAGGAAGAACGGATAATGAGATAAAGAATTACTGGAACACACACATAAGGAGGAAGCTATTGAACAGAGGAATCGATCCAGCGACTCACAGGCCACTGAGTGAGGCAGGTGTTCATCAGGATGTGTCATCCACAATATCCTTCAATGGTGTTAAACAAGAAAATGACAAGATGAATAACCCCAATGGTTTTGTGGAGACAGATGAGAAGAAAATCCCAGCAGTTGAAGAAAGGTGTCCAGACTTAAGTTTGGACCTAAGAATCAGCCCACCTCCTTACCATCAAACCCAGCAGCACGCAGATCCATTCAAAACTGGAGGGAAAACCCTCTGTTTATTTTGCAGTTTGGGAGTTAAAAACAGCAAACAATGCATTTGCAGCATCGATACTGCTGCCAGCAGCAGTGGCAACAACACCAATACTGCCTATGATTTCTTAGGCTTGAAAACTGGTTTCTTGGATTACAGAAGTTTGGAAATGAAATGA